The following proteins come from a genomic window of Corallococcus sp. NCRR:
- a CDS encoding LysR family transcriptional regulator yields MARLEINRSGEMEVFVRVVEQEGFSAAARTLRMTPSAVSKLVARLEARLGARLVHRNTRGLQLTSEGCVFYERSVQVLAELEAAERGVTSHDAPSGRVRVNTNVPYGTHFLLPQVLAFQERYPGIRLDIGLTDHVVDLLEDRADVAIRAGPLKSSNLVARRLGETRKVIVGSPAYLKRMGTPKSAADLERHARMGASHTPALEQWPLVERGATVNVPVSGSLFASDGEALRHLALTGAGLARIAAFQVREDLKAGRLSTVLEERNPGDTVVFHAVFLEPTKHLPARIRAFLDYFAEVGMG; encoded by the coding sequence ATGGCGCGTCTGGAAATCAATCGCTCCGGGGAGATGGAGGTCTTCGTCCGGGTCGTGGAGCAGGAGGGCTTCTCCGCCGCGGCGCGCACGCTGCGGATGACGCCGTCGGCGGTCAGCAAGCTCGTCGCGCGGCTGGAAGCCCGTCTGGGCGCACGGCTCGTGCACCGCAACACCCGGGGCCTCCAGCTCACGTCCGAAGGCTGCGTCTTCTACGAGCGCAGCGTGCAGGTGCTCGCGGAGTTGGAGGCCGCCGAGCGTGGTGTCACGTCCCACGACGCGCCGTCGGGCCGCGTGCGCGTGAACACCAACGTGCCCTACGGCACGCACTTCCTCCTGCCGCAGGTCCTCGCGTTCCAGGAGCGCTACCCGGGCATCCGCCTGGACATCGGGCTCACGGACCACGTGGTGGACCTGCTGGAGGATCGCGCGGACGTGGCCATTCGCGCGGGCCCGCTCAAGTCGTCCAACCTCGTCGCGCGCAGGCTCGGAGAGACGCGCAAGGTCATCGTGGGTTCACCTGCGTACCTGAAGCGCATGGGCACTCCGAAGTCCGCAGCGGACCTGGAACGGCATGCGCGCATGGGGGCCAGTCACACGCCCGCGTTGGAGCAGTGGCCCCTCGTGGAGCGCGGCGCCACCGTGAACGTGCCGGTTTCCGGCTCGCTGTTCGCCAGTGACGGAGAAGCCCTGCGGCACCTGGCGCTCACGGGGGCTGGACTCGCGCGGATCGCTGCGTTCCAGGTGCGCGAGGACCTCAAGGCCGGACGGCTCAGTACCGTGCTGGAAGAGCGCAACCCGGGGGACACCGTCGTCTTCCACGCGGTGTTCCTGGAGCCCACGAAGCACCTCCCGGCGCGCATCCGGGCGTTCCTCGACTACTTCGCCGAAGTGGGCATGGGCTGA
- a CDS encoding SMI1/KNR4 family protein, with amino-acid sequence MAMDRLLAEVSRLHFPRPPATPAQITAFEARVGWNLDPDLRAFYLHCDGCTLFETLPDAKYRVLPLDEIQRARRAIRASEEDEDGAASQYTLVDMQDTNYVVMDVAQTVNGRYPLFDAWHETYPQVERIASSFEDFLEKALRSGNRAFWLSSEPPEE; translated from the coding sequence ATGGCCATGGACCGACTGCTGGCTGAAGTCTCCCGGCTCCACTTCCCGCGTCCGCCCGCGACGCCCGCGCAGATCACCGCCTTTGAGGCGCGCGTCGGCTGGAACCTGGACCCGGATCTGCGCGCCTTCTACCTGCACTGCGATGGATGCACGCTCTTCGAGACGTTGCCAGACGCGAAGTACCGCGTCCTCCCACTCGACGAGATTCAGCGCGCGCGACGTGCGATCAGGGCCTCGGAAGAAGATGAGGACGGAGCCGCATCGCAGTACACACTCGTGGATATGCAGGACACCAACTACGTCGTCATGGACGTGGCGCAGACTGTGAATGGCCGCTACCCGCTCTTCGACGCGTGGCACGAGACGTACCCCCAGGTGGAACGTATCGCCTCGTCCTTCGAAGACTTCCTTGAGAAGGCGCTTCGCAGCGGCAACCGCGCGTTCTGGCTAAGCAGCGAGCCGCCGGAGGAATAG
- a CDS encoding helix-turn-helix domain-containing protein — translation MTSLQQSRPVGELLRGWRQRRGLSQMDLALRAEVSTRHVSFLETGRSQPSRDMLLHLAEELDVPLRDRNSLLVAAGFAPVFAERPLDDPALNATREAVELVLAGHEPYPALAVDRHWTLVTANRALGILMEGLAPELLTPPINVLRLSLHPQGLASRIDNLRQWRDHVLHRLTRQVDVSGDATLAALLEELRGYPVPEAAPDSKARDFGGVVVPLRIRTSLGLLSFFGTITVFGTPVDITLAELAIESFFPADPETAEALRRAATERARQDT, via the coding sequence ATGACGAGCCTTCAGCAGAGCCGCCCCGTGGGAGAACTGCTGCGCGGCTGGCGGCAGCGGCGCGGGCTGAGCCAGATGGACCTCGCATTGCGCGCGGAGGTCTCCACCCGTCACGTGAGCTTCCTGGAGACCGGCCGCTCCCAGCCCAGCCGCGACATGCTGTTGCACCTGGCGGAGGAACTCGACGTGCCCCTGCGAGACCGCAACAGCCTGCTCGTCGCCGCGGGCTTCGCGCCCGTCTTCGCTGAGCGCCCCCTGGATGACCCCGCGCTCAATGCCACGCGCGAGGCCGTGGAGCTGGTGCTCGCGGGCCATGAGCCGTACCCCGCGCTGGCGGTGGACCGGCACTGGACGCTCGTCACCGCGAACCGCGCCCTGGGCATCCTGATGGAGGGCCTGGCGCCAGAGCTCCTCACGCCGCCCATCAACGTCCTGCGCCTGAGCCTGCACCCCCAGGGGCTGGCCTCGCGCATCGACAACCTGCGCCAGTGGCGCGACCACGTCCTCCACCGTCTCACCCGGCAGGTGGACGTCTCCGGGGACGCCACGCTCGCGGCGCTGCTGGAGGAGCTACGCGGCTACCCGGTGCCGGAGGCCGCCCCTGACTCCAAGGCGCGCGACTTTGGCGGCGTGGTGGTGCCGCTGCGCATCCGCACGTCACTGGGGTTGCTGTCGTTCTTCGGCACCATCACCGTGTTCGGCACGCCCGTGGACATCACGCTCGCGGAGCTGGCCATCGAGTCGTTCTTCCCGGCGGACCCGGAGACGGCCGAGGCGCTGCGGCGGGCCGCCACGGAGCGGGCCCGCCAGGACACCTGA
- a CDS encoding NADPH-dependent FMN reductase, whose translation MIKVAIVVGSTRPGRKADKVAAWVHDIAKKRSDATYELVDIQDFHLPLLDEPTPPSAGKYTQEHTKRWSAAVEGYDAYVFVTPEYNHGPSGALKNALDYVYKEWNNKAAGFVGYGSAGGVRAVEQLRLVAAELQLATVRAQVQLFLATDFEHYTVFKPDPAKEKQVNAMLDQLVSWGTALRTVRVKP comes from the coding sequence ATGATCAAGGTGGCCATCGTCGTTGGCAGCACGCGGCCCGGACGCAAGGCGGACAAGGTCGCGGCCTGGGTCCACGACATCGCGAAGAAGCGCAGCGACGCCACGTACGAGCTCGTCGACATCCAGGACTTCCACCTGCCCCTGCTGGACGAGCCGACCCCGCCGTCCGCGGGCAAGTACACCCAGGAGCACACCAAGAGGTGGAGCGCGGCGGTGGAGGGCTACGACGCGTACGTGTTCGTCACGCCCGAGTACAACCACGGCCCCTCCGGCGCCCTGAAGAACGCGCTCGATTACGTCTACAAGGAGTGGAACAACAAGGCCGCCGGCTTCGTGGGTTATGGCAGCGCGGGCGGCGTGCGCGCGGTGGAGCAGCTGCGCCTGGTCGCCGCGGAGCTGCAGCTGGCCACGGTGCGCGCGCAGGTTCAGCTCTTCCTGGCCACCGACTTCGAGCACTACACCGTCTTCAAGCCGGACCCGGCCAAGGAGAAGCAGGTGAACGCGATGCTGGATCAGCTCGTGTCCTGGGGCACGGCGCTGCGCACGGTGCGCGTGAAGCCGTAG
- a CDS encoding uracil-DNA glycosylase — protein MNDDTPDSTQELADVLQDVRRHLLWQEESAGRSLLVDAKVAAELQQQRAAASSVRTMIARTKAPEPAAAPPPPRPPVESPSRDALHAAMKQPLGASRPLAASRPLASEGPAPRVAAPPVPGVPGVLLDVPQSAPRYNGALPGVVEGERPTLDQIRRELGDCRRCKLCTGRKNIVFGSGNPRADLVFVGEGPGENEDLQGVPFVGAAGDLLTKMIGAMGFTRNDVYIANVVKCRPPGNRNPEPDEIAACEPFLRSQLLAIQPKVIVALGKFAAQTLLRDTTPITKMRGQWRAYEGIQLMPTFHPAYLLRNSAEKRKAWEDLQQVMKLFGKHPGSSA, from the coding sequence GTGAACGACGACACGCCTGATTCCACGCAGGAGCTGGCCGACGTGCTCCAGGACGTGCGCCGCCACCTGCTCTGGCAGGAGGAGAGCGCGGGCCGCTCGCTCCTCGTCGACGCGAAGGTCGCCGCCGAGCTCCAGCAGCAGCGCGCCGCCGCCTCGTCCGTGCGCACGATGATCGCCCGGACCAAGGCCCCCGAGCCGGCCGCCGCCCCCCCGCCTCCCCGGCCCCCGGTGGAGTCCCCGTCGCGCGACGCCCTGCACGCCGCGATGAAGCAGCCCCTGGGCGCTTCCCGTCCGCTGGCCGCGTCGCGTCCGCTGGCCTCCGAAGGCCCGGCCCCTCGTGTCGCGGCCCCTCCCGTTCCCGGGGTCCCCGGCGTGCTCCTGGACGTGCCCCAGTCCGCGCCCCGCTACAACGGCGCGCTGCCCGGCGTCGTGGAGGGTGAACGCCCCACGCTGGATCAGATCCGCCGCGAGCTGGGCGACTGCCGCCGCTGCAAGCTGTGCACGGGCCGCAAGAACATCGTGTTCGGCTCCGGCAACCCTCGCGCGGACCTGGTGTTCGTGGGCGAGGGCCCCGGTGAGAACGAGGACCTCCAGGGCGTGCCCTTCGTGGGCGCCGCCGGCGACCTGCTCACCAAGATGATCGGCGCCATGGGCTTCACGCGCAACGACGTCTACATCGCGAACGTCGTGAAGTGCCGCCCGCCCGGCAACCGCAACCCGGAGCCGGATGAGATCGCCGCGTGCGAGCCCTTCCTGCGCTCGCAGCTGCTCGCCATCCAGCCGAAGGTCATCGTCGCGCTGGGCAAGTTCGCGGCGCAGACGCTGCTCCGGGACACCACCCCCATCACCAAGATGCGGGGCCAGTGGCGCGCATACGAGGGCATCCAGCTCATGCCCACCTTCCACCCCGCGTACCTCCTGCGCAACAGCGCGGAGAAGCGCAAGGCGTGGGAGGACCTGCAACAGGTGATGAAGCTGTTCGGCAAGCACCCGGGCTCCAGCGCGTAG
- a CDS encoding alpha/beta hydrolase, with translation MKGVLETREVHSPALENNPLGDPARRRLTVYLPPGYAEGSQRYAVVYFLHAFGNGGGSWTNASGFSPSVPDRLDALIEQGAIPPVIGVFPDAWTKLGGSQWVNSDAIGRYRDYLVKDIVGFVDKTFRTLPKAASRAVVGHSSGGYGALVMGRYHPEVFSLLGAHAPDSYFEYSYMPDLPKAATALMKAGGVDAWVTELRQRAVATKVRGDDFPVINILAMAAAYSPKKGEPLNLELPFEQHNAKLRLDVWNRWLVHDPVRFVPKFMDSFRKLKTVYLDAGTRDEFNLRWGTRMVADDLKAGGVDVAHEEFEDGHSGVSYRFERSLSVLVPLLARD, from the coding sequence ATGAAGGGCGTGCTCGAGACGCGTGAAGTGCATTCCCCCGCGCTGGAGAACAACCCGCTGGGAGATCCGGCCCGCCGCCGGCTCACCGTGTACCTGCCGCCGGGCTACGCGGAGGGCTCGCAGCGCTACGCGGTCGTCTACTTCCTGCACGCCTTCGGCAACGGCGGCGGCTCGTGGACCAACGCGTCCGGCTTCTCGCCCTCCGTGCCGGACCGCCTGGACGCGCTCATCGAACAGGGCGCCATCCCGCCCGTCATCGGCGTCTTCCCGGACGCGTGGACGAAGCTGGGCGGCAGCCAGTGGGTGAACAGCGACGCCATCGGCCGTTACCGCGACTACCTGGTCAAGGACATCGTCGGCTTCGTGGACAAGACCTTCCGCACGCTGCCCAAGGCCGCGTCCCGCGCGGTGGTGGGCCACAGCTCCGGCGGCTACGGCGCGCTGGTCATGGGCCGCTACCACCCGGAGGTCTTCTCCCTCCTGGGCGCGCACGCGCCGGACTCCTACTTCGAATATTCGTACATGCCGGACCTGCCCAAGGCCGCCACCGCGCTGATGAAGGCCGGCGGCGTGGACGCGTGGGTGACGGAGCTGCGCCAGCGCGCCGTGGCCACCAAGGTGCGCGGCGACGACTTCCCGGTCATCAACATCCTGGCCATGGCGGCGGCGTACTCGCCGAAGAAGGGCGAGCCGCTCAACCTGGAGCTGCCCTTCGAGCAGCACAACGCGAAGCTGCGCCTGGACGTGTGGAACCGGTGGCTCGTGCACGACCCCGTGCGCTTCGTGCCCAAGTTCATGGACTCGTTCCGCAAGCTCAAGACGGTCTACCTGGACGCCGGCACGCGCGACGAGTTCAACCTGCGCTGGGGCACGCGCATGGTGGCGGACGACCTGAAGGCCGGCGGCGTGGACGTGGCCCACGAGGAGTTCGAGGACGGCCACTCCGGCGTGTCGTATCGCTTCGAGCGATCGCTGTCGGTGCTGGTGCCGCTGCTGGCTCGGGACTGA
- a CDS encoding L-erythro-3,5-diaminohexanoate dehydrogenase, whose protein sequence is MDTYGLSRVMGEKGVLPQRARKLDPSLPCRESELLIDVESLNIDAASFKQIKDDVGGDPARIASRIQDIVRERGKMQNPVTGSGGMLIGRVKELGAKHPANGVLKPGDRIATLVSLTLTPLVIEEVKAVHADIDRVDIRGHALLFASGIYAKLPEDMPDTLSLAALDVCGAPALVARHVRPGMTVAVLGAGKSGALCLAQARRSLESRGKLLALDISQKALDALSAIGLCDEALKVDATQGVDVMEAVSKATGGQLCDLVVNCASVGNTEMASLLSVKDGGTVIFFSMATSFTTAALGAEGVGKDVTMLVGNGYVPHHAALTLDLLRTEPSLRQLFESRYV, encoded by the coding sequence ATGGATACCTACGGACTGTCGCGCGTCATGGGAGAGAAGGGCGTGCTGCCGCAGCGCGCCCGCAAGCTGGACCCCTCGCTGCCGTGCCGCGAGTCGGAGCTGCTCATCGACGTGGAGAGCCTCAACATCGACGCCGCGTCCTTCAAGCAGATCAAGGACGACGTGGGCGGAGACCCCGCGCGCATCGCGTCCCGCATCCAGGACATCGTCCGTGAGCGCGGCAAGATGCAGAACCCCGTCACCGGCTCCGGCGGCATGCTCATTGGCCGCGTGAAGGAGCTGGGCGCGAAGCACCCCGCCAACGGCGTGCTCAAGCCCGGCGACCGCATCGCCACGCTGGTGAGCCTGACGCTCACGCCGCTCGTCATCGAAGAGGTGAAGGCGGTGCACGCGGACATCGACCGCGTGGACATCCGCGGCCACGCGCTGCTCTTCGCGAGCGGCATCTACGCGAAGCTCCCGGAGGACATGCCGGACACGCTGTCGCTGGCGGCGCTGGATGTCTGCGGCGCGCCCGCGCTGGTGGCGCGCCACGTGCGTCCGGGCATGACGGTGGCGGTGCTGGGCGCGGGCAAGAGCGGCGCGCTGTGCCTGGCGCAGGCCCGCCGCAGCCTGGAGAGCCGGGGCAAGCTGCTGGCGCTGGACATCTCCCAGAAGGCGCTGGACGCGCTGTCCGCCATCGGCCTGTGCGACGAGGCCCTCAAGGTGGACGCCACCCAGGGCGTGGACGTGATGGAGGCCGTGTCCAAGGCGACGGGCGGTCAGCTCTGCGACCTGGTCGTCAACTGCGCCAGCGTGGGCAACACGGAGATGGCGTCACTGCTGTCCGTGAAGGACGGCGGCACGGTCATCTTCTTCTCCATGGCCACCAGCTTCACCACGGCGGCCCTGGGCGCGGAGGGCGTGGGCAAGGACGTCACCATGCTCGTGGGCAATGGGTACGTGCCCCACCACGCCGCCCTCACGCTGGACCTCTTGCGCACCGAACCGTCGCTGCGCCAGCTCTTCGAGTCCCGCTACGTCTAG
- a CDS encoding glycosyl hydrolase family 18 protein encodes MKSHRAMPVRGWVGLALAVMLSGCDFGGGPDEPAPPLTPPEAPKQVVAQAGDASALVTWTVPPDDGGSPLLYYVVRCVPECGGALVKVPDTQATVLGLNNGFTYVFKVAAVNAMGEGQASVETDLVTPKAGMSIPNPTVPGQPRSVVPTAGNGQAYVSWLAPASYGGRPLSYFKVMVEPGGRVQRVDAPASGTLIENLDNGTAYSFTVCAANEMGEGPCTRQTATVTPRPGGAPTQWVMGYWVGYQRDLYPVDSVDMSLLTHVVVGRIRPRIDGTLYTDFDVDAVEGPKMARALAQRAHAAGKKALLMLGGMGEYDGFKGATETLEKRRNFVRNIITTMRELQFDGVDVDWEPILLPQDSAPLLALLDELRAADENIIITVPVGWVNSNFPLGKVDAEFHRQLAARVDQMNIMAYKMSGHWGQWQSWHSSALFGESSGHPSSVASSVQAFLDAGVPPQRMGVGVGFFGTCWKGITEPGTPLDGRDDIAEEQSDNAMSYANIQALYYSPEAYRWDDVAKAPYLSFPTAYGPQSCNYISYEDVASVSEKGRWAREKGLGGSIIWTINQGHMRTKALGSSDPLMQAVHTAFLKP; translated from the coding sequence ATGAAAAGCCATCGGGCAATGCCAGTGCGCGGGTGGGTGGGCCTGGCCCTCGCGGTGATGTTGAGCGGTTGCGATTTTGGCGGAGGTCCGGATGAACCCGCGCCGCCGCTGACTCCCCCTGAGGCGCCGAAGCAGGTGGTCGCGCAGGCCGGAGACGCATCCGCTTTGGTGACGTGGACGGTGCCGCCCGATGATGGCGGCAGCCCGCTGCTCTACTACGTGGTGCGCTGTGTCCCCGAGTGCGGCGGCGCGCTGGTGAAGGTGCCGGACACGCAGGCCACGGTGCTGGGGCTGAACAACGGCTTCACCTACGTCTTCAAGGTCGCCGCGGTGAACGCGATGGGCGAGGGCCAGGCCTCCGTGGAGACGGACCTGGTGACGCCGAAGGCGGGCATGAGCATCCCGAACCCCACGGTGCCGGGACAGCCGCGCTCGGTGGTGCCCACCGCGGGCAACGGCCAGGCGTACGTGAGCTGGCTCGCGCCCGCGAGCTACGGCGGCCGTCCGCTGTCGTACTTCAAGGTCATGGTGGAGCCGGGCGGCCGGGTGCAGCGGGTGGACGCGCCCGCGTCGGGCACGCTCATCGAGAACCTCGACAACGGGACGGCGTACTCCTTCACCGTGTGCGCCGCCAACGAGATGGGTGAAGGCCCGTGCACGCGCCAGACGGCCACGGTGACGCCGCGTCCGGGCGGCGCGCCCACCCAATGGGTGATGGGCTACTGGGTGGGCTACCAGCGCGACCTGTACCCGGTGGACTCGGTGGACATGTCCCTGCTCACGCACGTCGTGGTGGGCCGCATCCGTCCGCGCATCGACGGCACGCTCTACACGGACTTCGACGTGGACGCCGTGGAGGGGCCCAAGATGGCCCGGGCCCTGGCGCAGCGCGCGCACGCGGCGGGCAAGAAGGCGCTGCTGATGCTGGGCGGCATGGGCGAGTACGACGGCTTCAAGGGCGCGACGGAGACGCTGGAGAAGCGCCGCAACTTCGTGCGCAACATCATCACCACCATGCGCGAGCTGCAGTTCGACGGCGTGGACGTGGACTGGGAGCCCATCCTCCTGCCGCAGGACAGCGCGCCGCTGCTGGCGCTGCTGGACGAACTGCGCGCCGCGGACGAGAACATCATCATCACGGTGCCGGTGGGCTGGGTGAACTCCAACTTTCCGCTGGGCAAGGTGGACGCGGAGTTCCACCGGCAGCTGGCCGCCCGCGTCGACCAGATGAACATCATGGCCTACAAGATGAGCGGCCACTGGGGGCAGTGGCAGAGCTGGCACTCCAGCGCGCTCTTCGGTGAGAGCTCCGGACACCCCAGCTCCGTCGCCAGCTCCGTGCAGGCGTTCCTGGACGCGGGCGTGCCGCCGCAGCGCATGGGCGTGGGCGTGGGCTTCTTCGGCACCTGCTGGAAGGGCATCACCGAGCCGGGCACCCCGCTGGACGGGCGCGACGACATCGCGGAGGAGCAGAGCGACAACGCGATGAGCTACGCCAACATCCAGGCCCTCTATTACTCGCCGGAGGCGTACCGCTGGGACGACGTCGCCAAGGCGCCCTACCTCTCCTTCCCCACCGCGTACGGCCCGCAGTCCTGCAACTACATCTCCTACGAGGACGTCGCGTCCGTGTCGGAGAAGGGCCGCTGGGCGCGGGAGAAGGGCCTGGGCGGCAGCATCATCTGGACCATCAACCAGGGCCACATGCGCACCAAGGCCCTGGGCTCCAGTGATCCGCTGATGCAGGCCGTGCACACGGCCTTCCTCAAGCCCTAG
- a CDS encoding ankyrin repeat domain-containing protein, whose amino-acid sequence MVRKLLLGSLGLVMLVCTVLTAAWMSLRAPATPAGRLLATSDAERYLLAAAREGETDIVQGLVKAGTPVEARDARGFSPLILAAYHGHTQTVRALLDAGADACAGDSRGNTALMGAAFKGYADVVKLLSAQPCAVDQTNRLGQTALMFAVLFGRTEVADQLRHQGASPALRDASGRSASDWARTQVPTAPVAPAAPAGSPHTSRPRTADFPSPEAL is encoded by the coding sequence ATGGTTCGCAAGCTGCTGCTCGGTTCGCTGGGTCTGGTGATGCTGGTATGCACGGTGCTGACCGCCGCGTGGATGTCCCTGCGCGCACCGGCGACGCCCGCCGGACGGCTGCTCGCCACCAGCGATGCGGAGCGCTACCTGCTCGCCGCCGCGCGCGAGGGCGAGACGGACATCGTCCAGGGGCTCGTCAAGGCGGGCACGCCCGTGGAGGCCCGCGACGCGCGAGGCTTCTCCCCCCTCATCCTCGCCGCCTACCACGGGCACACCCAGACGGTGCGGGCGCTGCTCGACGCCGGGGCGGACGCGTGCGCGGGTGACAGCCGGGGCAACACCGCGCTCATGGGCGCCGCCTTCAAGGGCTACGCGGACGTGGTGAAGCTGCTCTCCGCCCAGCCCTGCGCGGTGGACCAGACCAACCGGCTGGGCCAGACGGCCCTGATGTTCGCCGTCCTCTTCGGCCGCACGGAGGTGGCCGACCAACTGCGCCACCAGGGCGCCTCTCCCGCGCTGCGCGACGCCAGCGGCCGCTCCGCCAGTGATTGGGCCCGGACCCAGGTCCCCACCGCCCCCGTGGCGCCCGCGGCACCCGCCGGCAGCCCCCACACCAGCCGTCCTCGGACGGCCGATTTCCCATCTCCTGAGGCTTTGTGA
- a CDS encoding catalase, whose protein sequence is MNRRSLMLAVLLSGAPVLAAGNPPPITTDSGAPLGTNQSSKTAGPRGGILLEDFALIEKLARFDRERIPERVVHARGVGAYGTFESYGDFSSLTRASVFSQKGKKTPMFVRFSTVIHPSGSPETLRDPRGFALKFFTDEGNWDLVGNNLPVFFIRDAIKFPDMVHSLKPSPVTNRQDPNRFFDFFSHQPESTHMITQLYSDLGIPASYRQMDGNGVHAFKFVNAKGQVKYVKFNWKSQQGVKGLTAQEATKLGGEDFQHATHDLYTNIQAGKFPSWELSVQVLDPKDLDSFAFDPLDATKEWPKDKLPPVKLGRFTLNKMPDNFFEETEQSAFSPGVMPPGIEPSEDRLLQGRLFSYADTQRYRLGANYLSLPVNRARAAVNNNSQAGAMNSGNTKSDVNYEPSITRETQDTPSALFSNAPLTGTTQQRPIEKTDNFSQAGAFWSSLDTGARERLIQNLAGDLGQVRDAKVKARMVGHFYAAHAEYGTRLAKAVNVKLDDAKATLAPLATSGQP, encoded by the coding sequence TTGAACCGACGCTCGTTGATGCTCGCCGTCCTGCTGTCTGGCGCCCCCGTCCTCGCCGCCGGCAACCCGCCTCCCATCACCACCGACTCGGGCGCGCCGCTGGGCACGAACCAGAGCTCCAAGACGGCCGGCCCGCGGGGCGGCATCCTCCTGGAGGACTTCGCGCTCATCGAGAAGCTCGCGCGCTTCGACCGCGAGCGCATCCCGGAGCGCGTGGTGCACGCGCGCGGCGTGGGCGCGTACGGCACCTTCGAAAGCTACGGCGACTTCTCCAGCCTCACGCGCGCGTCCGTCTTCTCCCAGAAGGGCAAGAAGACGCCGATGTTCGTGCGCTTCTCCACGGTCATCCACCCGAGCGGCTCACCGGAGACGCTGCGCGACCCGCGCGGCTTCGCGCTGAAGTTCTTCACGGACGAGGGCAACTGGGACCTGGTCGGCAACAACCTGCCCGTCTTCTTCATCCGTGACGCCATCAAGTTCCCGGACATGGTGCACTCGCTGAAGCCGTCCCCGGTCACCAACCGGCAGGACCCGAACCGTTTCTTCGACTTCTTCAGCCACCAGCCGGAATCCACTCACATGATCACCCAGCTCTATTCGGACCTGGGCATCCCGGCGAGCTACCGGCAGATGGACGGCAACGGCGTGCACGCCTTCAAGTTCGTCAACGCCAAGGGCCAGGTGAAGTACGTCAAGTTCAACTGGAAGTCGCAGCAGGGCGTGAAGGGCCTCACCGCGCAGGAGGCCACGAAGCTGGGCGGAGAGGACTTCCAGCACGCCACGCACGACCTCTACACGAACATCCAGGCGGGCAAGTTCCCCTCGTGGGAGCTGAGCGTGCAGGTGCTGGATCCCAAGGACCTGGACAGCTTCGCGTTCGATCCGCTGGACGCCACCAAGGAGTGGCCCAAGGACAAGCTGCCCCCGGTGAAGCTGGGCCGGTTCACCCTCAACAAGATGCCGGACAACTTCTTCGAGGAGACGGAGCAGTCCGCCTTCTCTCCGGGCGTGATGCCGCCGGGCATCGAGCCGTCCGAGGACCGCCTGCTGCAGGGCCGCCTCTTCTCCTACGCGGACACGCAGCGCTACCGCCTGGGCGCCAACTACCTGTCCCTGCCGGTGAACCGCGCGCGCGCCGCGGTGAACAACAACAGCCAGGCCGGCGCGATGAACAGCGGCAACACGAAGTCGGACGTGAACTACGAGCCCAGCATCACGCGGGAGACGCAGGACACGCCCTCCGCCCTCTTCTCCAACGCGCCGCTCACCGGCACCACGCAGCAGCGCCCCATCGAGAAGACGGACAACTTCTCGCAGGCGGGCGCCTTCTGGTCCTCGCTGGACACGGGCGCCAGGGAGCGGCTCATCCAGAACCTGGCCGGCGACCTGGGCCAGGTGCGCGACGCGAAGGTCAAGGCGCGCATGGTGGGCCACTTCTACGCGGCCCACGCGGAGTACGGCACGCGCCTGGCCAAGGCCGTGAACGTGAAGCTGGACGACGCGAAGGCCACCCTCGCGCCGCTCGCCACCAGCGGCCAGCCGTGA